A window of Phyllobacterium sp. T1293 contains these coding sequences:
- a CDS encoding TerC family protein, with product MEILFVDAMGKPLWMWLGFFALVLVLLVLDLGVLNRKNHDIGMTRSLWLSAFYISLGVAFGGFIWWELGSEAGMQYLTGFVVEKSLAMDNIFVIAMIFGYFAIPKQFQHRVLVYGILGVVILRGIMIAAGAAIVEQYEWVLYLFAAFLIITGIRMLMAGDEEYDVSANPVFKFMNKRFRVTSELHGQKFMIRRTDPHTGKSKTWITPLLLALVMVELADVIFAVDSIPAIFAITTDPYIVFTSNIFAILGLRALYFALASLIHRFVYLKYALSLVLVFIGGKIFVADALGLAKIPPMWSLSITLGILAAGILSSLWKTRNDVPESELTIDAEQASALSIAEVERKA from the coding sequence ATGGAGATTCTGTTTGTTGATGCCATGGGCAAGCCCCTATGGATGTGGCTTGGCTTTTTTGCCCTAGTCCTTGTTCTTCTCGTCCTCGATCTGGGCGTTCTCAATCGAAAAAATCACGATATAGGCATGACCCGGAGCCTTTGGCTTTCGGCATTCTACATCAGCCTTGGTGTCGCCTTTGGCGGCTTCATCTGGTGGGAACTCGGCAGCGAGGCCGGGATGCAATACCTGACCGGCTTTGTAGTCGAGAAAAGCCTCGCGATGGACAATATTTTCGTCATCGCCATGATTTTTGGCTATTTCGCCATTCCCAAGCAATTCCAGCACCGCGTGCTTGTTTACGGTATTCTCGGTGTTGTCATCCTTCGCGGTATCATGATCGCGGCGGGTGCTGCGATTGTCGAACAATATGAGTGGGTCCTCTATCTGTTCGCGGCGTTCCTGATCATCACAGGTATTCGCATGCTGATGGCCGGAGACGAGGAATACGACGTTTCCGCCAATCCTGTCTTCAAGTTCATGAACAAGCGCTTTCGTGTGACGAGCGAATTGCACGGGCAGAAATTCATGATCCGCCGTACCGACCCGCATACGGGCAAATCCAAAACCTGGATTACCCCGCTATTGCTGGCACTGGTCATGGTGGAACTCGCCGATGTCATCTTCGCGGTGGATTCCATCCCCGCCATTTTTGCCATCACCACCGATCCCTATATCGTCTTCACCTCGAACATCTTTGCGATCCTTGGTCTGCGTGCGCTGTATTTTGCCCTCGCAAGCCTGATCCATCGCTTCGTCTATCTTAAATATGCCCTGTCTCTGGTGCTTGTTTTCATTGGCGGAAAGATATTCGTGGCTGACGCTTTGGGACTGGCCAAGATACCGCCCATGTGGTCACTGTCGATCACCCTTGGCATTCTTGCCGCCGGTATCCTGAGTTCGCTCTGGAAAACCCGCAACGATGTGCCAGAGTCTGAATTAACGATAGATGCAGAACAGGCTTCGGCACTTTCCATCGCCGAGGTAGAGAGAAAAGCTTAA
- a CDS encoding 3-hydroxybutyryl-CoA dehydrogenase, which yields MAGSIKTVGIIGAGQMGGGIAHVCALAGYDVLIHDQSAEQLEKAIATVNGNMARQVSHGKLEEAERVKGMSRIRPAPRMEDLAGVDLAIEAATEDETVKRKIFAQLCPNLNPEAILATNTSSISITRLAATTDRPERFIGIHFMNPVPVMKLVELIRGIATENVTFESARQFVTSLDKTLTVSEDFPAFIVNRILLPMINEAIYVLYEGVGSVEAIDTAMKLGANHPMGPLQLADFIGLDTCLSIMQVLHDGLADSKYRPCPLLVKYVEAGWLGRKAGRGFYDYRGENPVPTR from the coding sequence ATGGCTGGCTCGATCAAAACTGTAGGCATTATCGGTGCAGGACAAATGGGCGGAGGGATCGCTCACGTTTGCGCACTGGCCGGATATGATGTTTTGATCCACGACCAATCCGCCGAACAGCTGGAAAAGGCCATTGCCACCGTCAATGGCAACATGGCGCGGCAGGTTTCCCATGGCAAGCTTGAGGAAGCAGAGCGTGTGAAAGGCATGTCGCGCATCCGCCCTGCCCCGCGCATGGAAGACCTTGCGGGCGTTGATCTTGCCATTGAAGCCGCCACGGAAGACGAAACCGTCAAGCGCAAGATTTTTGCCCAGCTTTGCCCCAACCTTAACCCCGAGGCGATTCTCGCCACCAATACCTCATCGATTTCGATCACCCGGCTTGCCGCCACCACGGATCGCCCCGAACGCTTTATCGGCATTCACTTCATGAACCCGGTTCCGGTGATGAAACTGGTTGAACTGATCCGCGGTATCGCCACGGAAAATGTCACCTTCGAATCGGCACGCCAGTTCGTTACCAGCCTCGACAAGACATTGACTGTCTCCGAGGATTTCCCGGCTTTCATCGTCAACCGCATTCTCCTGCCGATGATCAATGAAGCAATCTATGTGCTGTATGAAGGCGTCGGCTCGGTTGAAGCCATCGATACGGCCATGAAGCTTGGCGCCAATCATCCGATGGGCCCGTTGCAGCTTGCTGACTTCATCGGCCTCGATACCTGCCTGTCGATCATGCAGGTGCTGCATGATGGTCTGGCGGATTCGAAATACCGGCCCTGCCCGCTTCTGGTCAAATATGTCGAAGCCGGCTGGCTTGGACGCAAGGCCGGGCGCGGTTTCTACGATTATCGCGGCGAAAACCCTGTTCCAACCCGTTGA
- a CDS encoding electron transfer flavoprotein subunit alpha/FixB family protein, with protein MAILLFAEHDNETLSDQTAKALTAALAIGSDVHVLVAGKGAKGVADQAAKLAGVKKVLLADSDDLANRLAEATAALIVSIAGNYDTIIAAATTNGKNILPRVAALLDVMQVSDIIEVIAPDTFKRPIYAGNALQTVQATDATRVITVRTATFAAAGEGGSASVENVSAAANPGLSKFVEAKLSGGDRPELTSAKIIISGGRALGSNEKFKEVILPVADKLGAAVGASRAAVDAGYAPNDWQVGQTGKVVAPDLYIAVGISGAIQHLAGMKDSKVIVAINKDEEAPIFQVADYGLVGDLFVILPELEKAL; from the coding sequence ATGGCTATTCTTCTTTTTGCCGAACACGATAACGAGACCCTTTCCGACCAGACCGCCAAGGCATTGACCGCAGCGCTCGCCATCGGTTCCGATGTGCATGTTCTGGTGGCTGGCAAGGGCGCCAAGGGCGTTGCCGATCAGGCTGCCAAGCTTGCTGGCGTCAAGAAAGTCCTGCTCGCAGACAGCGATGATCTGGCCAACCGTTTGGCAGAAGCCACCGCTGCCCTGATCGTTTCGATCGCTGGCAATTATGACACCATCATTGCCGCAGCCACCACCAACGGCAAGAACATCCTGCCGCGCGTTGCAGCGCTGCTTGATGTCATGCAGGTCTCCGATATTATCGAGGTCATCGCACCCGATACATTCAAGCGTCCGATCTATGCGGGTAACGCTCTGCAGACCGTTCAGGCGACCGATGCAACGCGTGTCATCACCGTACGCACCGCGACCTTTGCGGCGGCTGGCGAAGGCGGCTCGGCTTCCGTTGAAAATGTTTCGGCTGCCGCCAATCCCGGCCTGTCGAAATTCGTCGAAGCCAAGCTTTCGGGCGGCGACCGTCCTGAGCTGACCTCCGCGAAGATCATCATCTCCGGTGGCCGTGCACTTGGTTCCAACGAGAAGTTCAAGGAAGTCATCCTTCCCGTTGCCGACAAGCTCGGTGCGGCCGTCGGCGCATCGCGCGCTGCGGTGGATGCCGGTTATGCTCCCAATGACTGGCAGGTTGGTCAGACGGGCAAGGTTGTTGCGCCTGATCTCTACATCGCTGTGGGTATCTCCGGAGCAATTCAGCATCTGGCAGGCATGAAGGACTCCAAGGTCATCGTTGCCATCAACAAGGACGAGGAAGCGCCGATTTTCCAGGTTGCCGATTACGGTCTGGTAGGCGATCTCTTCGTTATTCTGCCGGAGCTTGAAAAAGCTCTCTGA
- a CDS encoding electron transfer flavoprotein subunit beta/FixA family protein — protein MKVLVPVKRVVDYNVKIRVKGDGSGVELANVKMSMNPFDEIAVEEALRLKEAGKVEEVIVVSIGPAQAQETIRTALAMGADRGILVKVDDLVEPLAVAKILKGVVDAEQPKLVILGKQAIDDDANQTGQMLSALLGWSQGTFASKVELGGDTANVTREVDGGLQTIEIKLPAIVTTDLRLNQPRYASLPNIMKAKKKPLDEKTAADYGVDTKPRLKVLKTEEPGGRKAGVKVKDVAELVSKLKNEAGVL, from the coding sequence ATGAAAGTCCTCGTACCGGTAAAGCGGGTAGTCGATTACAATGTGAAGATCAGGGTTAAGGGCGACGGTTCGGGCGTTGAGCTTGCCAATGTGAAGATGTCGATGAACCCGTTCGACGAAATCGCGGTCGAGGAAGCCCTGCGCCTGAAAGAGGCTGGCAAGGTTGAGGAAGTGATCGTTGTCTCCATTGGGCCTGCTCAGGCTCAGGAAACCATCCGCACCGCCCTCGCCATGGGTGCTGATCGCGGCATTCTGGTCAAGGTTGACGATCTCGTCGAGCCGCTGGCCGTTGCCAAGATTTTGAAGGGTGTTGTTGACGCAGAACAGCCAAAGCTGGTCATTCTCGGCAAGCAGGCCATTGACGACGATGCCAACCAGACCGGCCAGATGCTTTCGGCATTGCTCGGCTGGAGCCAGGGCACATTTGCTTCGAAGGTTGAACTTGGCGGCGATACTGCCAACGTTACCCGCGAAGTTGACGGCGGTCTGCAGACCATCGAAATCAAGCTTCCGGCCATTGTCACCACTGACCTTCGCCTCAACCAGCCGCGCTATGCTTCCCTGCCGAATATCATGAAGGCAAAGAAGAAGCCGCTGGATGAAAAGACTGCAGCCGATTACGGCGTTGACACCAAGCCACGCCTCAAGGTTCTCAAGACCGAAGAGCCGGGCGGCCGCAAGGCAGGCGTCAAGGTCAAGGACGTTGCCGAACTCGTCAGCAAGCTGAAGAACGAAGCCGGCGTTCTCTAA
- a CDS encoding rhomboid family intramembrane serine protease, with protein sequence MFIPLYDANSLKYIKLQYVTLTLIALNVLIFCLTSLSDTASNAAAIGFGYIPAVTHHTAVLPPEFDFVPPAFTYVTYAFLHANIWHLGGNMLFLWVFGDNVEDAMGHIKFLIFYLLCAAAGAFLHGTLDPMSEGPLIGASAAIAGVIMAYLLLHPRVRVWVLAFGRIPLRIPALYPLLLWVGIQFVMVITHGEDRISWSGHVGGIIAGALLLIPFKRRSVPLFDRAIISPRAVVVDKQPEPTPPEPPSTRWGR encoded by the coding sequence ATGTTCATACCACTCTACGACGCCAACAGCCTCAAATACATCAAGCTTCAATATGTCACCCTGACGCTGATTGCCCTGAATGTCCTAATTTTCTGCCTTACGAGCCTCTCCGATACCGCCTCCAACGCTGCCGCTATCGGCTTTGGCTACATTCCGGCTGTGACGCACCACACGGCAGTGCTTCCGCCGGAGTTTGATTTCGTGCCGCCCGCCTTTACCTATGTCACCTATGCATTCCTGCATGCCAATATTTGGCATCTGGGCGGCAACATGCTGTTCCTGTGGGTCTTTGGCGACAATGTCGAAGACGCAATGGGGCACATCAAATTCCTGATCTTCTATCTGCTTTGCGCCGCCGCCGGTGCTTTCCTGCATGGCACGCTTGATCCGATGTCTGAAGGGCCGCTCATTGGCGCATCGGCCGCTATTGCCGGGGTAATCATGGCCTATCTGCTGCTGCATCCCCGTGTCCGGGTCTGGGTGCTGGCCTTTGGCCGTATTCCCCTGCGCATCCCCGCGCTCTATCCACTGCTGCTATGGGTCGGCATTCAATTCGTCATGGTTATCACCCATGGCGAGGACCGCATATCGTGGTCCGGCCATGTTGGCGGCATTATTGCCGGTGCCCTGCTGTTGATCCCGTTCAAACGCCGAAGCGTGCCGCTTTTCGACCGCGCCATCATTTCACCGCGCGCTGTCGTGGTCGACAAGCAACCGGAGCCGACGCCGCCTGAACCGCCGTCAACCCGCTGGGGTCGCTAG
- a CDS encoding cob(I)yrinic acid a,c-diamide adenosyltransferase — MVKLNKIYTKTGDDGTTGLGSGARRLKHDLRVEAYGTVDEANSCVGLARLHTEKDFPEIDAMLARIQNDLFDLGADLATPETGEKLEYEPLRIVDSQTARVEADIDLLNEKLAPLRSFVLPGGSAASAALHLARTVARRAERHMVELAQKPDEIVTPAALKYINRVSDFLFVAARAVNDNGARDVLWVPGKNR, encoded by the coding sequence ATGGTCAAGCTCAACAAGATCTACACGAAAACCGGCGATGACGGGACGACGGGCCTTGGCAGCGGCGCGCGCCGTCTGAAGCATGATCTTCGTGTCGAAGCCTATGGCACTGTTGATGAGGCCAATTCCTGTGTCGGTCTGGCGCGGCTGCATACGGAGAAGGATTTTCCCGAGATCGATGCCATGCTTGCGCGCATCCAGAATGATCTTTTTGATCTTGGTGCTGATCTTGCCACCCCTGAAACAGGCGAAAAGCTTGAATACGAGCCTTTGCGTATTGTCGACAGCCAGACGGCGCGGGTCGAGGCGGATATTGACCTGTTGAATGAAAAGCTTGCGCCACTGCGCTCGTTTGTTCTACCCGGCGGATCGGCGGCTTCTGCCGCCCTGCACCTTGCCCGCACGGTCGCAAGACGCGCGGAGAGGCACATGGTCGAGCTGGCACAAAAGCCCGATGAGATCGTCACGCCAGCGGCGCTCAAATACATCAACCGTGTTTCGGATTTTCTCTTCGTCGCCGCGCGTGCCGTCAATGACAATGGCGCAAGGGACGTGTTATGGGTGCCCGGTAAGAACCGCTGA
- a CDS encoding twin transmembrane helix small protein, with product MDIIFKFLALIAIAAVAIVLLIGLRNMMKGGDANFSNKMMQLRIFLQLVAIILIVGAIYFHRAAS from the coding sequence ATGGATATCATCTTCAAGTTTCTGGCGCTCATCGCCATCGCCGCTGTCGCAATTGTGCTGCTGATCGGTCTGCGTAACATGATGAAAGGCGGCGACGCCAACTTTTCCAACAAGATGATGCAGCTGCGCATTTTCCTGCAACTGGTGGCGATTATCCTGATCGTCGGCGCGATCTATTTCCACCGTGCTGCCAGCTGA
- a CDS encoding SDR family oxidoreductase, with protein sequence MTSSRTVLITGCSSGIGAYCARALQADGWQVFATARRDEDIAALKADGLSAHYLDYREPDSIKALVETVLAKTGGTLDALYNNGAYALPGAVEDLPIEGLREQFDANFFGWHELTRHIVPVMRRQGHGRIVHCSSILGLVPMKWRGAYVSSKFALEGLMLVQRMELEGSGIHVSLIEPGPIESRFTYNALKQIEKYIDVEGSVHRADYQKQIARLSQGGTKSRAKLGPDAVYSVLKHALENPRPKPHYLVTRPAKFAVFVRRFLSSRALYRMLAGQS encoded by the coding sequence ATGACCAGTTCCAGAACGGTTTTGATCACAGGTTGTTCCAGCGGCATCGGCGCCTATTGTGCCCGTGCGCTGCAGGCGGATGGCTGGCAGGTTTTCGCAACGGCGCGGCGGGATGAAGATATAGCAGCACTGAAAGCCGATGGTCTTTCCGCCCATTATCTTGATTATCGCGAACCGGATTCCATCAAAGCGCTGGTTGAAACTGTGCTCGCCAAGACCGGCGGAACGCTCGATGCGCTTTACAATAATGGTGCCTATGCACTGCCCGGTGCCGTTGAGGATTTGCCGATAGAAGGTTTGCGGGAACAATTCGACGCGAATTTCTTCGGCTGGCATGAACTGACCCGGCATATCGTCCCGGTCATGCGCCGTCAGGGTCATGGACGGATCGTCCATTGCTCATCCATTCTCGGACTTGTGCCGATGAAATGGCGCGGTGCCTATGTCTCGTCCAAATTTGCGCTTGAGGGCCTGATGCTGGTTCAGCGCATGGAGCTTGAAGGCTCTGGCATCCACGTATCCCTGATCGAGCCGGGCCCGATTGAGTCGCGTTTCACCTACAATGCGCTGAAGCAGATCGAAAAATATATCGACGTTGAGGGTTCCGTGCATCGTGCGGATTATCAGAAGCAGATTGCCCGCCTTTCGCAGGGTGGCACGAAGTCGCGCGCCAAACTTGGCCCGGATGCCGTCTATTCCGTACTGAAACACGCATTGGAAAATCCGCGCCCGAAACCCCATTATCTCGTCACACGGCCTGCGAAATTTGCTGTTTTTGTCCGCAGATTTCTGTCGTCGCGTGCGCTATACCGCATGCTTGCCGGCCAGTCTTGA
- a CDS encoding YihY/virulence factor BrkB family protein, giving the protein MRRVYVFLRRVAFDTLRHFSTDDGWALASHVALSGILALFPFLIFATSLASFLGASAFTDTAVHVVFDTWPEVIAQPIAQEVRNVLNVQRGGLLTISVIAAAYFASNGIEALRIALNRAYRVVDTRSIIYCRLQSLGYVIVATIGIMAISFLLVLAPLVLRIATKWVPELDLLSGTIGFWRYCIASAVLIVGLLVVHLWLPAGRRRLVDILPGILLTLLAWTIGATIFASYLETFASYVTTYAGLASIMVAIVFLYIIAAIFIIGAEVNAAIIHYREGRVAKRL; this is encoded by the coding sequence ATGCGTAGAGTATATGTTTTTCTCCGGCGGGTGGCCTTCGATACATTGAGGCATTTCAGCACGGATGACGGTTGGGCTCTGGCGAGCCACGTTGCGCTATCGGGTATTCTGGCCCTGTTTCCCTTTCTGATTTTCGCCACGTCGCTTGCCAGCTTTCTCGGAGCGAGCGCCTTTACCGATACGGCTGTCCATGTGGTATTCGACACCTGGCCCGAGGTGATTGCCCAGCCCATTGCGCAGGAAGTGCGCAATGTTCTCAACGTGCAGCGCGGTGGGCTTTTGACGATCAGCGTGATCGCCGCCGCCTATTTTGCCTCCAATGGCATTGAAGCGCTGCGCATTGCGCTCAACCGCGCCTATCGTGTGGTTGATACGCGCTCGATTATCTATTGCCGGTTGCAGAGTCTTGGCTATGTGATCGTGGCAACCATTGGGATTATGGCCATCAGCTTTCTGCTGGTGCTTGCACCGCTTGTCTTGCGCATTGCGACGAAATGGGTGCCTGAGCTTGATCTTCTTTCCGGCACCATCGGTTTCTGGCGCTATTGCATCGCATCAGCAGTGTTGATTGTCGGGCTGCTCGTCGTGCATTTATGGCTGCCCGCCGGTCGGCGCAGGCTCGTCGATATCCTGCCGGGAATCCTTCTAACGCTGCTCGCATGGACCATCGGCGCAACGATTTTTGCCAGCTATCTCGAAACCTTTGCGTCCTATGTGACCACCTATGCGGGTCTTGCCTCGATCATGGTTGCGATCGTGTTCCTCTACATTATCGCCGCGATTTTCATTATCGGCGCCGAGGTCAATGCGGCGATCATTCATTACCGCGAGGGCAGGGTCGCCAAACGTCTCTGA
- a CDS encoding DMT family transporter, whose protein sequence is MPVRYFPALFVLLWATGFIGARYAMPYMEPFLFLTIRFIIAGAILGTWVVLAGNNWPSGRGAMHAIIAGCLIHGVYLGAVFWAIHRGLPAGMSALVVGLQPLITALIAGAVLREKILPRHWAGLAVGFIGVAMVLWPKLSISADGITPATVSASILSVLAISTGTVWQKRFVGTIDLKAGTTLQYLGAAVLTGIFSLLFETHVVIWAAPLGFALFWLVVVLSIGAVLLLMILINQGAVSKVASLFYLVPGVTALMAYVLFGETLTLFQLCGMVVATLGVALSTGQRRLATLPSR, encoded by the coding sequence ATGCCCGTTCGCTATTTCCCTGCCCTGTTTGTCCTGTTGTGGGCCACCGGTTTCATCGGGGCCCGTTATGCCATGCCCTATATGGAACCGTTCCTGTTCCTCACCATCCGGTTTATCATCGCGGGCGCAATTCTTGGCACCTGGGTTGTGTTGGCGGGTAATAATTGGCCAAGCGGGCGCGGAGCGATGCATGCGATTATTGCGGGTTGTCTGATCCACGGCGTCTACCTCGGCGCTGTGTTCTGGGCTATACACCGGGGGCTGCCTGCGGGCATGTCGGCGCTGGTGGTCGGACTGCAACCACTGATCACGGCACTGATTGCCGGGGCAGTTCTGCGCGAGAAAATCCTGCCGCGCCATTGGGCTGGTCTGGCCGTCGGTTTTATCGGCGTTGCCATGGTACTCTGGCCGAAACTGTCCATCTCTGCCGACGGTATCACACCCGCAACGGTCAGCGCCTCCATCCTGTCGGTGCTGGCAATCAGCACCGGAACTGTCTGGCAGAAACGTTTTGTCGGTACAATTGACCTGAAAGCAGGCACCACCCTGCAATATCTCGGCGCGGCTGTTCTGACAGGCATTTTCTCGCTGCTGTTCGAAACCCACGTGGTGATCTGGGCTGCGCCGCTGGGCTTTGCCCTGTTCTGGCTGGTTGTCGTCCTGTCGATCGGCGCGGTGCTTCTGCTGATGATCCTGATCAATCAGGGTGCCGTCTCCAAGGTGGCATCACTGTTCTATCTCGTGCCCGGCGTGACCGCCCTGATGGCCTATGTGCTTTTCGGGGAGACACTGACACTGTTTCAGCTATGCGGCATGGTGGTGGCAACGCTCGGCGTTGCGCTATCGACCGGTCAGAGACGTTTGGCGACCCTGCCCTCGCGGTAA
- the gluQRS gene encoding tRNA glutamyl-Q(34) synthetase GluQRS yields MTVPVFRFAPSPNGHLHLGHAYSALLNQQMARAAGGQLLLRMEDIDRERCTPELEAAMQDDLHWLGFDWETPVRRQSEHFEVYRQSLDRLIRMELVYPAFLSRSDIKHEMQSATEKGIVWPHDPDGAALYPAADRALSMRERQQRMNDGHPFSWRLHMDRALEHVGEPLFWHETIVDSNIEAHPQDWGDVIIARKDMPTSYHLSVTIDDALQGITNVVRGKDLYHATSIHRLLQHILGLEPPVYHHHDLILDRDGQKLSKSRRDTSLRSLRLEGVTPEQIRALVGV; encoded by the coding sequence ATGACTGTCCCGGTATTTCGCTTTGCTCCCAGTCCCAATGGCCATCTGCATCTTGGCCATGCCTATTCCGCCCTGCTGAACCAGCAGATGGCGCGGGCAGCCGGTGGACAGCTTCTCCTGCGCATGGAAGATATCGACCGCGAACGCTGCACACCCGAACTCGAAGCCGCGATGCAGGATGACCTGCACTGGCTCGGCTTCGACTGGGAAACACCGGTGCGCCGCCAGTCAGAGCATTTCGAAGTCTATCGGCAATCGCTTGACCGACTAATTCGTATGGAACTGGTTTATCCGGCATTTTTGAGCCGCAGCGACATCAAACACGAGATGCAAAGCGCAACGGAAAAAGGCATCGTCTGGCCGCATGATCCTGATGGTGCGGCGCTTTATCCTGCCGCTGACCGCGCGCTTTCCATGCGCGAACGCCAGCAGCGCATGAATGACGGGCATCCCTTTTCATGGCGCCTGCATATGGACCGCGCGCTTGAACATGTGGGGGAACCACTGTTCTGGCACGAGACCATTGTTGATTCCAATATCGAAGCGCACCCGCAGGATTGGGGCGACGTTATCATCGCCCGCAAGGACATGCCGACGAGTTACCACCTTTCCGTGACTATCGACGACGCCCTGCAGGGCATTACGAACGTGGTGCGCGGCAAGGATCTTTACCACGCCACCAGCATCCACCGCCTGTTGCAGCATATTCTCGGGCTGGAGCCACCTGTCTATCACCACCACGATCTGATCCTTGATCGTGATGGCCAAAAACTCTCCAAAAGCCGCAGGGATACATCGCTGAGGTCTTTGCGTTTAGAGGGTGTGACGCCGGAGCAGATTCGAGCGTTGGTTGGGGTGTAG
- a CDS encoding DNA-3-methyladenine glycosylase family protein has product MRKIDTLDDVAEGLAALLVAHPELAAIAERAGPLPLRRREPGFESLASVIVSQQVSKASADSIWKRLVQYVDPLTPENYIRAGEEAWRLAGLSRAKQATLARISEAIIAGELDLFDLCNRPIEEAMTVMTNVKGIGPWTAEVYLLFSAGHADVFPSGDVALQHAYAHAYAESVKPDAKALRLLAERWTPWRGVAARLFWAYYAATRGRDGTPVG; this is encoded by the coding sequence ATGCGTAAGATAGATACTCTTGACGATGTTGCCGAAGGCCTTGCTGCCTTGCTCGTGGCGCACCCGGAGCTTGCCGCCATTGCCGAGCGTGCGGGGCCCTTGCCATTGCGCCGCCGGGAACCGGGCTTTGAAAGTCTTGCCTCGGTGATCGTCTCGCAGCAGGTCTCGAAGGCCAGTGCCGATTCGATCTGGAAGCGGCTTGTCCAATATGTCGATCCGCTGACGCCGGAAAACTATATCAGAGCTGGCGAGGAGGCTTGGCGTCTGGCCGGATTGTCACGTGCCAAACAGGCAACGCTTGCGCGGATCAGCGAGGCGATCATTGCCGGGGAGCTTGATCTGTTCGACCTGTGCAACAGGCCCATCGAAGAAGCGATGACCGTCATGACCAATGTGAAGGGGATCGGGCCGTGGACGGCGGAAGTCTATCTGCTGTTTTCAGCCGGTCATGCGGATGTTTTCCCCTCGGGAGACGTCGCCCTGCAGCACGCCTACGCCCATGCCTATGCCGAATCAGTCAAGCCCGATGCCAAGGCTTTACGACTTTTGGCGGAGCGTTGGACGCCCTGGAGGGGTGTCGCAGCCCGACTTTTCTGGGCTTATTACGCCGCAACCCGTGGCCGGGATGGCACACCGGTCGGATGA
- a CDS encoding HNH endonuclease, whose product MTIAVSPDGLPALVLNADYRPLSYYPLSLWSWQDAIKAVFLDRVNIVAEYEHEVSSPSFAMRVPSVVSLKTYIKPSRTPAFTRFNVFLRDRFECQYCGSEEDLTFDHVTPRCAGGATVWENVVAACSPCNLRKGGLMPDRAKMWPRQKPYAPTVHDLHNNGRLFPPNHLHESWMDYLYWDVELEP is encoded by the coding sequence TTGACAATAGCCGTCTCGCCGGACGGGTTACCGGCCCTGGTACTCAATGCGGACTATCGTCCGCTCAGCTACTATCCCTTGTCGCTGTGGTCCTGGCAGGACGCGATCAAGGCGGTCTTTCTTGACCGTGTGAATATCGTTGCTGAATACGAGCATGAGGTTTCCTCGCCCTCGTTCGCAATGCGGGTACCGAGCGTCGTTTCCCTCAAAACCTACATAAAGCCGTCGCGCACGCCTGCCTTTACGCGATTCAATGTTTTCCTGCGCGACCGGTTTGAATGCCAGTATTGCGGGTCAGAGGAAGATCTGACCTTCGATCATGTCACGCCGCGTTGCGCCGGTGGTGCCACTGTCTGGGAAAATGTCGTCGCAGCCTGTTCCCCTTGCAATCTGCGCAAGGGCGGGTTGATGCCTGACCGGGCCAAGATGTGGCCACGGCAAAAGCCCTATGCGCCGACGGTGCATGATCTGCACAATAATGGCCGGCTGTTCCCGCCGAACCATTTGCACGAAAGCTGGATGGATTATCTCTACTGGGATGTCGAACTGGAGCCGTAA
- a CDS encoding disulfide bond formation protein B, whose product MTTTRTSPHLKTAVFLLLAMIVTVGSALGFQYIGGYLPCKLCLEQRFPYYAGIPLMALAVLASAFHWPAALTRTLLALGGILMLIGLGLAVFHSGVEWKFWAGPTDCTAVSMSITTNAGNLLNDMNAIHPPACDTAALRVLGLSFAGWNAIASLILAVIAFRGAKKAA is encoded by the coding sequence ATGACGACGACCCGCACTTCACCGCACCTGAAAACGGCGGTTTTCCTGCTCCTGGCCATGATTGTCACTGTCGGCTCGGCGCTGGGCTTCCAATATATTGGCGGCTACCTGCCCTGCAAACTCTGCCTTGAGCAGCGCTTTCCCTATTATGCCGGTATCCCGTTGATGGCGCTTGCCGTTCTCGCATCGGCATTCCACTGGCCCGCTGCCCTCACCCGCACGCTTCTGGCGCTTGGCGGCATTTTGATGCTGATCGGCCTTGGCCTCGCCGTGTTCCATTCGGGCGTCGAGTGGAAATTCTGGGCGGGACCAACCGATTGTACGGCGGTCAGCATGTCGATCACCACCAATGCGGGCAATCTGCTCAATGACATGAATGCGATCCATCCGCCCGCATGTGACACGGCTGCCCTGCGGGTACTTGGCCTGTCCTTTGCCGGATGGAACGCGATTGCCAGCCTGATCCTCGCCGTCATCGCTTTTCGCGGCGCAAAAAAGGCGGCCTGA